The following coding sequences are from one Streptomyces sp. NBC_01232 window:
- a CDS encoding endonuclease/exonuclease/phosphatase family protein — MRSSHPRSAAVAALVATALATGLLAGSADAAEGAVSADPIRIHDIQGTTRISPLNGKQVTDVEGIVTGVRTYGSRGFWIQDPDADDNDATSEGVFVFTNAVPTVAVGDAVKVSGTVGEYIPGGLTSGNQSVTQISKPTVTVVSSGNALPEATAINEYSVPAEYAPAGDPAAGGSINGLTLEPSRYALDHYESLEGMNVKIGTSRVVGATDPYSELWVTVKGWENTAKRGGTVYGSYESQNTGRLQIQQLAPLAQQPFPVANVGDKLTGTTEGPLDFNQFGGYTLVARTLGTVKAGTLAPEKTKPQAEQELAVATYNVENLDPTDPQEKFDALAKAVVENLASPDILALEEIQDDNGAKNDGTVSAEQTLTKFTAAISAAGGPAYQWRTVNPEDKKDGGEPGGNIRQVFLFNPARVSFTERAPGDAVTATGVTKVNGKAALTHSPGRVDPANPAWADSRKPLAGEFVFRGKPVFVIANHFGSKGGDEGLTSHHQPPVRSSEAKRLLQAQAVNGFVKQILAEDKNANVLVLGDINDFEFSATTDALADGGALYPAIKSLPKAERYSYVYQGNAQVLDQILTSPAIKKFTYDSVHINAEFAAQNSDHDPQVLRFRP, encoded by the coding sequence ATGCGCTCCTCGCATCCCCGTTCCGCCGCCGTCGCGGCCCTCGTCGCCACCGCACTGGCCACCGGCCTGCTCGCGGGCTCCGCCGACGCGGCCGAAGGCGCCGTGTCCGCCGATCCGATACGCATCCACGACATCCAGGGCACCACTCGGATATCCCCGCTGAACGGCAAGCAGGTCACCGACGTCGAGGGCATCGTCACGGGCGTGCGTACGTACGGCTCGCGCGGCTTCTGGATCCAGGACCCGGACGCGGACGACAACGACGCCACCAGCGAAGGCGTCTTCGTCTTCACCAACGCGGTCCCGACCGTCGCCGTCGGCGACGCGGTCAAGGTCTCCGGCACGGTCGGCGAGTACATCCCCGGCGGCCTGACCTCCGGCAACCAGTCGGTGACCCAGATCTCGAAGCCGACGGTGACCGTGGTCTCCTCCGGCAACGCGCTGCCCGAGGCCACCGCCATCAACGAGTACTCGGTGCCCGCCGAGTACGCCCCGGCCGGCGACCCGGCCGCCGGCGGCAGCATCAACGGCCTGACCCTGGAGCCCTCGCGCTACGCCCTGGACCACTACGAGTCGCTGGAGGGCATGAACGTCAAGATCGGCACCTCCCGCGTGGTCGGCGCCACCGACCCGTACTCGGAGCTGTGGGTCACGGTGAAGGGCTGGGAGAACACCGCCAAGCGCGGTGGCACCGTCTACGGCTCCTACGAGTCCCAGAACACCGGCCGCCTGCAGATCCAGCAGCTCGCGCCCCTCGCGCAGCAGCCCTTCCCGGTGGCCAACGTCGGCGACAAGCTGACCGGCACCACGGAAGGCCCGCTGGACTTCAACCAGTTCGGCGGCTACACGCTGGTGGCCCGGACCCTCGGCACCGTCAAGGCGGGCACCCTCGCCCCCGAGAAGACCAAGCCGCAGGCCGAGCAGGAGCTCGCGGTGGCCACGTACAACGTCGAGAACCTCGACCCGACCGACCCGCAGGAGAAGTTCGACGCGCTGGCGAAGGCCGTCGTCGAGAACCTCGCCTCGCCCGACATCCTCGCCCTGGAGGAGATCCAGGACGACAACGGCGCCAAGAACGACGGCACCGTCTCGGCCGAGCAGACGCTCACGAAGTTCACCGCGGCGATCTCGGCGGCGGGCGGCCCGGCCTACCAGTGGCGAACCGTCAACCCCGAGGACAAGAAGGACGGCGGCGAGCCCGGCGGCAACATCCGCCAGGTGTTCCTCTTCAACCCGGCGCGGGTCTCCTTCACCGAGCGCGCCCCGGGCGACGCGGTGACGGCGACCGGCGTGACCAAGGTCAACGGCAAGGCCGCCCTGACCCACTCCCCCGGCCGCGTCGACCCCGCCAACCCGGCGTGGGCGGACAGCCGCAAGCCCCTCGCCGGCGAGTTCGTCTTCCGCGGCAAGCCGGTCTTCGTGATCGCCAACCACTTCGGCTCCAAGGGCGGCGACGAGGGCCTGACCTCGCACCACCAGCCGCCGGTCCGCTCCTCGGAGGCCAAGCGACTGCTGCAGGCGCAGGCCGTGAACGGCTTCGTGAAGCAGATCCTGGCGGAGGACAAGAACGCCAACGTCCTGGTCCTCGGTGACATCAACGACTTCGAGTTCTCGGCGACGACGGACGCGCTGGCGGACGGCGGGGCCCTGTACCCGGCGATCAAGTCGCTGCCGAAGGCGGAGCGGTACTCGTACGTCTACCAGGGCAACGCGCAGGTGCTGGACCAGATCCTGACCAGCCCGGCGATCAAGAAGTTCACGTACGACAGCGTCCACATCAACGCGGAGTTCGCGGCGCAGAACAGCGACCATGACCCGCAGGTGCTGCGCTTCCGCCCGTAA
- a CDS encoding RICIN domain-containing protein: protein MRKNTRARRLLAASAAFAAGGLMLLPAPTAAQPASLDIAAARISGGTVQIINVQTGKCATVAGGSLTANNHPLVQFDCDSHPSRRWNVTNWNGSSFQIVNVQTGKCMTFAGGVSDANNVEMLQFDCDSHPSRRWNITNWNSASYQLVNMQTGKCATVAGGTLTTNNHPLVVFTCDSHPSRRWFLRLAG, encoded by the coding sequence ATGCGCAAGAACACCCGGGCACGTCGCCTCCTGGCGGCCTCGGCGGCCTTCGCGGCCGGCGGCCTCATGCTTCTGCCCGCTCCCACCGCGGCACAGCCGGCATCGCTCGACATCGCTGCGGCCAGGATCTCGGGAGGCACCGTCCAGATCATCAACGTACAGACCGGCAAGTGCGCGACCGTCGCCGGCGGGTCTCTCACCGCGAACAACCACCCGCTCGTCCAGTTCGACTGCGACTCGCACCCCTCGCGCCGCTGGAACGTCACCAACTGGAACGGCAGCTCCTTCCAGATCGTCAATGTCCAGACCGGCAAGTGCATGACGTTCGCAGGCGGGGTCTCCGACGCGAACAACGTCGAGATGCTTCAGTTCGACTGCGACTCGCACCCGTCACGCCGCTGGAACATCACCAACTGGAACAGCGCCTCCTACCAGCTGGTCAACATGCAGACCGGCAAGTGCGCCACCGTCGCGGGAGGAACCCTCACCACGAACAACCACCCGCTCGTCGTGTTCACCTGCGACAGCCACCCCTCGCGCCGCTGGTTCCTGCGCCTTGCGGGCTGA
- the dapD gene encoding 2,3,4,5-tetrahydropyridine-2,6-dicarboxylate N-succinyltransferase has product MTATRTTGAVAAGLATITADGTVLDTWFPAPGLVAEPGPAGTERLTADQAVEHLGAAAARAIRTDAVRGVEVVAVRTVISSLEDKPLDAHDAYLRLHLLSHRLVKPHGQNLDGVFGLLANVAWTSLGPVAVDQVETVRLNARAEGLHLQVTSIDKFPRMTDYVAPKGVRIADADRVRLGAHLAEGTTVMHEGFVNFNAGTLGTSMVEGRISAGVVVGDGSDIGGGASTMGTLSGGGKQIISIGERTLIGAEAGVGIALGDECVVEAGLYVTAGTRVTLPDGQIVKALELSGANNILFRRNSVTGAVEARPYKAAWGGLNEVLHSHN; this is encoded by the coding sequence ATGACTGCTACGCGTACCACCGGCGCCGTCGCCGCCGGACTTGCCACCATCACCGCCGACGGCACCGTCCTCGACACCTGGTTCCCCGCCCCCGGGCTGGTCGCCGAGCCCGGCCCGGCCGGCACCGAGCGCCTCACCGCCGACCAGGCCGTGGAGCACCTCGGCGCGGCCGCGGCCAGGGCGATCCGCACGGACGCGGTCCGCGGCGTCGAGGTCGTAGCCGTCCGCACCGTCATCTCCTCCCTGGAGGACAAGCCGCTGGACGCGCACGACGCGTACCTGCGCCTGCACCTGCTGAGCCACCGCCTGGTCAAGCCGCACGGCCAGAACCTCGACGGCGTCTTCGGCCTGCTGGCCAACGTCGCCTGGACCTCGCTGGGCCCGGTCGCCGTCGACCAGGTCGAGACCGTCCGCCTCAACGCGCGCGCCGAGGGCCTGCACCTCCAGGTCACCTCGATCGACAAGTTCCCGCGGATGACCGACTACGTCGCCCCCAAGGGCGTGCGCATCGCCGACGCGGACCGCGTCCGCCTCGGCGCGCACCTCGCCGAGGGCACCACCGTCATGCACGAGGGCTTCGTCAACTTCAACGCCGGCACCCTCGGCACCTCCATGGTCGAGGGCCGCATCTCCGCGGGCGTCGTGGTCGGCGACGGCTCCGACATCGGCGGCGGCGCCTCCACCATGGGCACGCTCTCGGGTGGCGGCAAGCAGATCATCTCGATCGGCGAGCGCACCCTGATCGGCGCCGAGGCGGGCGTGGGCATCGCGCTGGGCGACGAGTGCGTGGTCGAGGCCGGCCTCTACGTGACCGCGGGCACCCGCGTCACCCTCCCGGACGGCCAGATCGTCAAGGCCCTGGAGCTCTCCGGCGCCAACAACATCCTCTTCCGCCGCAACTCGGTCACCGGCGCCGTCGAGGCCCGCCCGTACAAGGCGGCCTGGGGCGGCCTGAACGAGGTCCTGCACAGCCACAACTGA
- a CDS encoding MFS transporter, which yields MQGFKDIPRVVWLLAAGVFVNAVVSFTFVFVFLYLTGPRGLGAAEAGLVTGIGGIGLVAGNFTGGWYGDRFGHRRVLLVASALGGLALTAVPLLPTPLLYAALPVTQYASGVIRAANAALVAVTVPEGARRQAFAVVRCVSNGGFTLGPPLGALVATGLSYDWLFLGDGLGTLFFALWTARVVPARGASRTTSAARDGGPGRGLVAELRARPAVLVLLGAILVTDIVYRQQYFTFPVFLADHGLDARAFGLVIALNGGVILLLELPAAVALRERPALPVIGTGLVLVGAGYAALLLGAGIATAVAMMILLSLGEILYKTTATAYVADQSPEHAIGRFQSLYAGVSVSGVVLGPPLGGALYSAAPGLLWPLCAVLAAGAGAALLWAHVRQARHAARHAAEPAERPVRPAHETGSQPKAVAG from the coding sequence CTGCAGGGGTTCAAGGACATACCGAGGGTTGTGTGGCTGCTGGCTGCGGGGGTCTTCGTCAACGCCGTCGTCAGCTTCACCTTCGTCTTTGTCTTCCTCTATCTGACCGGCCCGCGCGGCCTCGGGGCCGCCGAGGCCGGCCTGGTCACCGGAATCGGCGGCATCGGCCTGGTCGCCGGCAACTTCACCGGAGGGTGGTACGGCGACCGCTTCGGCCACCGCCGGGTGCTCCTCGTCGCCTCCGCGCTCGGCGGCCTCGCCCTGACAGCCGTCCCGCTGCTGCCCACCCCGCTGCTCTACGCGGCCCTCCCGGTCACCCAGTACGCCTCCGGCGTGATCCGGGCCGCCAACGCTGCGCTGGTCGCGGTCACCGTCCCGGAGGGAGCCCGCCGCCAGGCCTTCGCCGTCGTGCGCTGCGTCTCCAACGGCGGGTTCACCCTCGGGCCGCCGCTGGGCGCACTGGTTGCGACCGGGCTCTCGTACGACTGGCTCTTCCTCGGTGACGGCCTCGGCACGCTCTTCTTCGCCCTCTGGACCGCGCGGGTCGTCCCGGCCCGCGGCGCGTCCCGCACGACCTCCGCGGCCCGGGACGGGGGTCCGGGCCGCGGACTCGTCGCCGAACTGCGCGCCCGCCCCGCCGTGCTGGTCCTGCTCGGCGCGATCCTGGTGACCGACATCGTCTACCGCCAGCAGTACTTCACCTTCCCCGTCTTCCTCGCCGACCACGGCCTGGACGCACGGGCCTTCGGGCTCGTCATCGCCCTCAACGGCGGGGTGATCCTGCTGCTGGAGCTCCCCGCGGCCGTCGCACTGCGCGAGCGGCCGGCGCTGCCGGTCATCGGCACCGGGCTGGTCCTGGTCGGGGCCGGCTACGCGGCGCTGCTGCTCGGGGCCGGGATCGCGACCGCGGTCGCGATGATGATCCTGCTGAGCCTGGGGGAGATCCTCTACAAGACCACCGCCACCGCCTACGTGGCCGACCAGTCGCCCGAGCACGCCATCGGCCGGTTCCAGAGCCTGTACGCGGGGGTCTCGGTCAGCGGTGTCGTCCTCGGCCCGCCGCTGGGCGGAGCCCTGTACTCCGCCGCGCCCGGGCTGCTGTGGCCGCTGTGCGCGGTGCTGGCCGCCGGGGCGGGCGCGGCGCTCCTGTGGGCGCACGTCCGGCAGGCCCGGCACGCAGCCCGGCATGCGGCGGAGCCCGCGGAGCGACCCGTACGACCGGCACATGAGACCGGTTCGCAACCAAAGGCCGTCGCCGGTTAG
- a CDS encoding winged helix-turn-helix transcriptional regulator, producing the protein MAQRTHLGDADCAIAQALDVVGDWWTLLIVRDAARGLHRFDELQRELGMSRKVLAERLKLLVEAGVLSREPYQERPVRHEYRLTPRGRGLLPVLVALQDWGDTWILGEGEMTATTGEASREADRVHALRGTRVPELLLPDRFGELRDPVADTPFTVLYCFPGAYARAESYPPGWAGIPGAKGCTFESCTYRDQLAEFTAAGATVHGVSTQRPDEQREFAEQEGLRFPLLSDAGLALTAALRLPTFRAAGTSRIKRLTLVIDRDRTVREVIYPIRDIEASVQTALAAVRSAD; encoded by the coding sequence ATGGCCCAGCGCACACACCTCGGCGACGCGGACTGCGCCATCGCCCAGGCCCTCGACGTGGTGGGCGACTGGTGGACGCTGCTGATCGTGCGCGACGCCGCGCGCGGCCTGCACCGCTTCGACGAGCTCCAGCGCGAGCTGGGGATGTCCCGCAAGGTGCTGGCGGAGCGGCTGAAGCTGCTGGTCGAGGCCGGGGTGCTGTCGCGCGAGCCGTACCAGGAGCGACCGGTACGGCACGAATACCGGCTGACCCCGCGCGGGCGGGGGCTGCTGCCCGTCCTGGTGGCCCTCCAGGACTGGGGCGACACCTGGATCCTGGGAGAGGGAGAGATGACGGCGACGACGGGCGAGGCCTCGCGCGAGGCGGACCGGGTGCACGCGCTGCGCGGCACCCGGGTGCCGGAGCTGCTGCTGCCGGACCGTTTCGGCGAGCTGCGCGACCCGGTGGCGGACACCCCGTTCACGGTCCTGTACTGCTTTCCGGGCGCGTACGCGCGCGCCGAGTCCTACCCGCCCGGCTGGGCCGGGATCCCGGGCGCCAAGGGCTGTACGTTCGAGTCGTGCACGTACCGCGACCAGCTCGCGGAGTTCACCGCGGCCGGCGCCACCGTGCACGGGGTGTCGACTCAGCGCCCGGACGAGCAGCGGGAGTTCGCGGAGCAGGAGGGCCTGCGGTTCCCGCTCCTCTCGGACGCCGGCCTGGCGCTGACGGCGGCGCTGCGGCTGCCGACGTTCCGCGCGGCGGGCACGAGCCGGATCAAGCGGCTGACGCTGGTCATCGACCGCGACCGCACGGTCCGCGAGGTGATCTACCCGATCCGCGACATCGAGGCGAGCGTGCAGACGGCCCTGGCGGCCGTGCGCTCCGCGGATTGA
- a CDS encoding TetR/AcrR family transcriptional regulator → MAPGTRRYDPDRRQRIIDAAIRVVGERGIAGLSHRSAAAEADVPLGSTTYHFKTLDDLLVAALQQANEGFAQAVEGSAALADLDRDPAPDGDGTPGADPGADLAGALARLLGELLGADRGRVELEYELYLAALRRPALRPVAAQWCEAFAAALVPRTDPVTARALVAVMDGIGLQVLLTDTAYDEEYAREVLARMLRPSS, encoded by the coding sequence ATGGCCCCCGGGACGCGGCGCTACGACCCGGACCGCCGCCAGCGGATCATCGACGCGGCGATCCGGGTGGTGGGTGAGCGGGGCATCGCGGGGCTGAGCCACCGCAGCGCTGCCGCGGAGGCCGACGTACCCCTCGGATCGACGACGTACCACTTCAAGACGCTCGACGACCTGCTGGTCGCCGCGCTGCAGCAGGCCAACGAGGGCTTCGCGCAGGCGGTGGAGGGCTCGGCCGCACTGGCGGACCTGGACCGGGACCCGGCCCCGGACGGGGACGGAACCCCGGGCGCGGACCCGGGTGCGGACCTCGCCGGGGCGCTGGCCCGGCTGCTCGGGGAGTTGCTGGGCGCGGACCGGGGCCGGGTCGAGCTGGAGTACGAGCTCTACCTCGCGGCCCTGCGCCGCCCGGCGCTGCGGCCGGTGGCGGCGCAGTGGTGCGAGGCGTTCGCGGCGGCGCTGGTCCCGCGGACCGACCCGGTGACCGCGCGGGCGCTGGTGGCGGTCATGGACGGGATCGGCCTGCAGGTCCTGCTGACGGACACCGCGTACGACGAGGAGTACGCCCGCGAGGTGCTCGCACGGATGCTGCGGCCCTCCTCCTAA
- a CDS encoding DMT family transporter produces MPYVMLAAAIAAEVAGTTAMKYSDGFTKLWPSLGTLLGYAIAFTLLAQTLKSMSVGTAYAIWAGVGTAAIAAIGMVFLGEAASAAKIAGIALVIGGVVLLNLGGAH; encoded by the coding sequence ATGCCCTACGTCATGCTTGCCGCGGCCATCGCCGCCGAGGTCGCCGGAACCACCGCCATGAAGTACAGCGACGGCTTCACGAAGCTGTGGCCGTCGCTGGGCACCCTGCTGGGCTATGCCATCGCCTTCACCCTGCTCGCGCAGACGCTGAAGTCGATGTCGGTCGGCACGGCGTACGCCATATGGGCGGGCGTCGGCACGGCCGCGATCGCCGCCATCGGCATGGTGTTCCTGGGAGAGGCGGCCTCCGCCGCCAAGATCGCCGGGATCGCCCTGGTGATAGGCGGGGTGGTCCTGCTGAATCTCGGAGGGGCCCACTGA
- a CDS encoding metal-sulfur cluster assembly factor: MTENATPEASIKPATEEEVREALYDVVDPELGIDVVNLGLIYGIHIDDANIATLDMTLTSAACPLTDVIEDQAKSATDGIVSELRINWVWMPPWGPDKITDDGREQLRALGFNV; this comes from the coding sequence ATGACCGAGAACGCGACGCCCGAGGCGTCGATCAAGCCGGCCACCGAGGAGGAGGTCCGCGAGGCCCTCTACGACGTGGTCGACCCCGAGCTGGGCATCGACGTCGTCAACCTGGGCCTGATCTACGGCATCCACATCGACGACGCGAACATCGCCACCCTGGACATGACGCTGACCTCGGCGGCCTGCCCGCTGACGGACGTCATCGAGGACCAGGCGAAGTCGGCGACGGACGGCATCGTCAGCGAACTTCGCATCAACTGGGTCTGGATGCCGCCGTGGGGCCCGGACAAGATCACGGACGACGGCCGTGAGCAGCTCCGCGCGCTCGGCTTCAACGTCTGA
- the sufU gene encoding Fe-S cluster assembly sulfur transfer protein SufU codes for MKLDSMYQELILDHYKHPHGRGLRDGDAEVHHVNPTCGDEITLRVKYDGETLTDVSYEGQGCSISQASASVLNELLVGKELAEAQKIQGVFLEMMQSKGKIEPDEAMEEVLEDAVAFVGVSKYPARVKCALLSWMAWKDATAQALGDAERKTA; via the coding sequence GTGAAGCTGGATTCGATGTACCAGGAACTGATCCTGGACCACTACAAGCACCCGCACGGGCGTGGCCTGCGCGACGGCGACGCCGAGGTGCACCACGTCAATCCGACGTGCGGTGACGAGATCACGCTGCGCGTGAAGTACGACGGCGAGACGCTGACCGACGTCTCCTACGAGGGCCAGGGCTGCTCCATCAGCCAGGCCAGCGCGTCCGTACTGAACGAGCTGCTCGTGGGCAAGGAACTGGCCGAGGCGCAGAAGATCCAGGGCGTGTTCCTGGAGATGATGCAGTCCAAGGGCAAGATCGAGCCCGACGAGGCCATGGAGGAGGTGCTGGAGGACGCGGTCGCGTTCGTCGGCGTCTCCAAGTACCCGGCCCGTGTGAAGTGTGCTCTGCTGAGCTGGATGGCGTGGAAGGACGCGACCGCCCAGGCTCTGGGCGACGCGGAGAGGAAGACGGCATGA
- a CDS encoding cysteine desulfurase: MTQLPGLLDIEAIRKDFPLLDRVVHDGKKIVYLDNAATSQKPRQVLDALNEYYEQHNANVHRGVHVLAEEATALYEGARDKVAAFINAPSRDEVIFTKNASESLNLVANMLGWADEPYRVDRDTEIAITEMEHHSNIVPWQLLSQRTGAKLKWFGLTDDGRLDLSNIEEVITEKTKIVSFTLVSNIMGTVNPVEAIVRRAQDVGALVLIDASQAAPHMPLDVQALGADFVAFTGHKMCGPTGIGVLWGRQELLEDLPPFLGGGEMIETVSMHASTYAPAPHKFEAGTPPIAQAVGLGAAVDYLTAIGMDKIAAHEHAITEYAIKRLAEVPDLRIIGPTTAEDRGAAISFVLGDIHPHDVGQVLDEQGIAVRVGHHCARPVCLRYGIPATTRASFYLYSSPAEVDALIDGLEHVRNFFG; this comes from the coding sequence GTGACACAGTTGCCTGGCCTCCTCGACATCGAGGCGATCCGAAAGGACTTCCCCCTTCTGGATCGTGTGGTCCACGACGGGAAGAAGATCGTTTACCTGGACAACGCTGCGACCTCGCAGAAGCCGCGCCAGGTGCTCGACGCGCTGAACGAGTACTACGAGCAGCACAACGCCAACGTCCACCGCGGCGTGCACGTGCTCGCCGAGGAGGCCACGGCGCTGTACGAGGGCGCCCGCGACAAGGTCGCCGCCTTCATCAACGCGCCGAGCCGCGACGAGGTGATCTTCACCAAGAACGCCTCTGAGTCGCTCAACCTGGTCGCGAACATGCTCGGCTGGGCGGACGAGCCCTACCGGGTCGACCGTGACACCGAGATCGCCATCACGGAGATGGAGCACCACTCCAACATCGTGCCGTGGCAGCTGCTCTCGCAGCGCACCGGCGCGAAGCTGAAGTGGTTCGGCCTCACCGACGACGGCCGGCTCGACCTGTCCAACATCGAAGAGGTCATCACGGAGAAGACGAAGATCGTCTCCTTCACGCTGGTCTCCAACATCATGGGCACGGTCAACCCGGTCGAGGCGATCGTCCGGCGCGCGCAGGACGTCGGCGCCCTCGTGCTGATCGACGCCTCCCAGGCCGCTCCGCACATGCCGCTGGACGTGCAGGCGCTCGGCGCCGACTTCGTGGCCTTCACCGGCCACAAGATGTGCGGCCCGACCGGTATCGGCGTCCTGTGGGGCCGCCAGGAGCTCCTGGAGGACCTGCCCCCGTTCCTCGGCGGCGGCGAGATGATCGAGACCGTGTCGATGCACGCCTCGACCTACGCCCCGGCGCCCCACAAGTTCGAGGCGGGTACGCCCCCGATCGCCCAGGCCGTCGGCCTCGGCGCGGCCGTGGACTACCTGACCGCGATCGGCATGGACAAGATCGCCGCGCACGAGCACGCGATCACCGAGTACGCGATCAAGCGTCTCGCGGAGGTGCCCGACCTGCGGATCATCGGCCCCACCACGGCCGAGGACCGCGGCGCCGCGATCTCCTTCGTCCTGGGCGACATCCACCCGCACGACGTCGGCCAGGTGCTCGACGAGCAGGGCATCGCGGTCCGCGTGGGACACCACTGCGCGCGCCCCGTCTGCCTGCGCTACGGAATTCCTGCGACGACGCGAGCGTCTTTCTACCTGTACTCCTCTCCGGCCGAGGTCGACGCGCTGATCGACGGGCTGGAGCACGTACGGAACTTCTTCGGCTGA
- the sufC gene encoding Fe-S cluster assembly ATPase SufC, with product MATLEIHDLHVSVEAENGAREILKGVDLTVKQGETHAIMGPNGSGKSTLAYSLAGHPKYTITGGTVTLDGEDVLEMSVDERARAGVFLAMQYPVEVPGVSVSNFLRTSATAIRGEAPKLRTWVKEVKSAMEQLQMDPAFAERNVNEGFSGGEKKRHEILQLELLKPKIAILDETDSGLDVDALRQVSEGVNRVRATGEVGTLLITHYTRILRYIKPDFVHVFSEGRIAESGGAELADKLEAEGYESYSTKGGATA from the coding sequence ATGGCAACGCTTGAAATCCACGACCTGCACGTCTCCGTCGAGGCCGAGAACGGCGCCCGCGAGATCCTCAAGGGCGTCGACCTCACCGTCAAGCAGGGTGAGACGCACGCCATCATGGGTCCGAACGGCTCCGGCAAGTCCACCCTGGCGTACTCGCTCGCCGGTCACCCGAAGTACACCATCACCGGTGGCACCGTGACCCTCGACGGCGAGGACGTCCTGGAGATGTCCGTCGACGAGCGCGCCCGCGCCGGCGTCTTCCTCGCGATGCAGTACCCGGTCGAGGTCCCCGGTGTCTCGGTGTCCAACTTCCTGCGCACCTCGGCCACCGCGATCCGCGGCGAGGCGCCGAAGCTGCGTACCTGGGTGAAGGAGGTCAAGTCCGCGATGGAGCAGCTCCAGATGGACCCGGCCTTCGCCGAGCGCAACGTCAACGAGGGCTTCTCCGGCGGTGAGAAGAAGCGCCACGAGATCCTGCAGCTGGAGCTCCTGAAGCCGAAGATCGCGATCCTCGACGAGACCGACTCCGGTCTCGACGTCGACGCCCTGCGCCAGGTCTCCGAGGGCGTCAACCGCGTCCGCGCGACCGGCGAGGTCGGCACGCTGCTGATCACGCACTACACGCGGATCCTCCGCTACATCAAGCCTGACTTCGTCCACGTCTTCTCCGAGGGCCGCATCGCCGAGTCCGGTGGCGCCGAGCTCGCCGACAAGCTGGAGGCCGAAGGCTACGAGTCGTACAGCACGAAGGGTGGCGCGACCGCGTGA
- a CDS encoding bifunctional 3-phenylpropionate/cinnamic acid dioxygenase ferredoxin subunit — MNYVKACALSELEENTPKRVELDGTPVSIVSTEGEVFAINDICSHANVSLSEGEVEDCMIECWLHGSAFDLRTGKPSGLPATRPVPVYPVKIEGDDVLVSLTQES; from the coding sequence ATGAATTACGTCAAGGCCTGTGCGCTCAGCGAGCTGGAGGAGAACACCCCCAAGCGGGTGGAACTCGACGGCACGCCGGTGTCCATCGTCTCCACCGAGGGCGAGGTGTTCGCGATCAACGACATCTGCTCGCACGCGAACGTCTCGCTCTCGGAGGGCGAGGTCGAAGACTGCATGATCGAGTGCTGGCTGCACGGGTCGGCCTTCGACCTGCGCACCGGCAAGCCCTCGGGTCTGCCCGCGACGCGCCCCGTACCCGTATACCCCGTAAAGATCGAAGGGGACGACGTGCTCGTCTCCCTCACCCAGGAGTCCTGA